From a single Populus nigra chromosome 18, ddPopNigr1.1, whole genome shotgun sequence genomic region:
- the LOC133678545 gene encoding glutamate synthase 1 [NADH], chloroplastic-like isoform X1, with the protein MSAAASSSSAILQPKSVTSSISSLNKSSSCVFSPSLNVATAASISRRRGRATRCVSARNSAVVERKSFLGSKVRGSPSESLHFWLSEGPGREPKLRVVVRSALSGVPEKPLGLYDPSFDKDSCGVGFVAELSGENSRKTVNDALEMLVRMAHRGACGCETNTGDGAGILVALPHDYYKEVAKDIGFELPPSGEYAVGMFFLPTSDNRREESKNVFTKVAESLGHTVLGWRPVPTDNSALGNAALQTEPVIEQVFLTATSRSKADFEKQMYILRRVSMVAIRAALNLQYGGVKDFYICSLSSRTVVYKGQLKPDQLKAYYYADLGNERFTSYMALVHSRFSTNTFPSWDRAQPMRVLGHNGEINTLRGNMNWMKAREGLLKCKELGLSKNEMKKLLPIVDASSSDSGAFDGVLELLIRSGRTLPEAVMMMIPEAWQNDKNMDPQRRALYEYSSALMEPWDGPALISFTDGHYLGATLDRNGLRPGRFYVTRSGRVIMASEVGVVDIPPEDVLRKGRLNPGMMLLVDFEKHTVVDDEALKQQYSLARPYGEWLKRQKIELSDIVNSVPESERVAPAISGVVAASDDDDSMVNMGIHGLLAPLKSFGYTVEALEMLMLPMAKDGTEPLGSMGNDAPLAVMSHREKLTFEYFKQMFAQVTNPPIDPIREKIVTSMECMIGPEGDLTETTEEQCRRLSLKGPLLSIGEMEAIKKMNYNGWRSKVLDITYSIKRGRKGLEETLDRICTEAHEAIKEGYTVLVLSDRAFSSKRVAVSSLLAVGAVHQYLVKKLERTQVGLLVESAEPREVHHFCTLVGFGADAICPYLAIDAIWRLQVDGKIPPKSTGELHSKDELVKKYFKASNYGMMKVLAKMGISTLASYKGAQIFEGLGLSSEVIDKCFAGTPSRVEGATFEMLAHDSLRLHELAFPSRALPPGSAEAVALPNPGDYHWRKGGEIHLNDPLAIAKLQEAARINSVAAYKEYSKRIQELNKACNLRGLLKFKVADVKVSLDEVEPASEIVKRFCTGAMSYGSISLEAHTTLAQAMNKIGGKSNTGEGGEQPSRMEPLPDGSMNPKRSAIKQVASGRFGVSSYYLTNADELQIKMAQGAKPGEGGELPGHKVIGDIAVTRNSTAGVGLISPPPHHDIYSIEDLAQLIHDLKNANPSARISVKLVSEAGVGVIASGVVKGHADHVLISGHDGGTGASRWTGIKSAGLPWELGLAETHQTLVANDLRGRTVLQTDGQLKTGRDVAIAALLGAEEFGFSTAPLITLGCIMMRKCHKNTCPVGIATQDPVLRDKFAGEPEHVINFFFMLAEELREIMAQLGFRTMNEMVGRSDMLEVDKEVVKSNEKLENIDLSLLLRPAADIRPGAAQYCVQKQDHGLDMALDQKLIKLSEAALEKSLPVYIETPIRNVNRAVGTMLSHEVTKRYNLAGLPADTIHIKLKGSAGQSLGAFLCPGIMLELEGDGNDYVGKGLSGGKIVVYPPKGSLFDPKENIIIGNVALYGATGGEAYLNGMAAERFCVRNSGARAVVEGIGDHGCEYMTGGTVVVLGKTGRNFAAGMSGGVAYVLDLDGKFKSRCNLELVDLDKVEEEEDIMTLKMMIQQHQRHTNSLLAREVLADFDNLLPKFIKVFPRDYKRVLANMKEESASKEAAELAAKEAEEKNEAELREKDAFEELKKMAAASLNGKSNQVVEDEPLKRPTRVNNAVKHRGFIAYEREGVQYRDPNVRMNDWKEVMESSKPGPLLNTQSARCMDCGTPFCHQENSGCPLGNKIPEFNELVHQNRWREALDRLLETNNFPEFTGRVCPAPCEGSCVLGIIDDPVSIKNIECAIIDKAFEEGWMVPRPPLKRTGKRVAIVGSGPSGLAAADQLNKRGHLVTVYERADRIGGLMMYGVPNMKTDKVDIVQRRVNLMAKEGINFVVNANVGIDPLYSLDQLRQENDAIVLAVGATKPRDLPVPGREMSGVHFAMEFLHKNTKSLLDSNLQDGNYISAKGKKVVVIGGGDTGTDCIGTSIRHGCSSVVNLELLPEPPQTRAPGNPWPQWPRVFRVDYGHQEAASKFGKDPRSYEVLTKRFIGDEDGNVKGLEVVRVHWEKDASGKFQFKEVEGSEEIIEADLVLLAMGFLGPEPNVAKKLGLEQDNRSNFKAEYGRFSTNVEGIFAAGDCRRGQSLVVWAISEGRQAASQVDKYLMKEEDVTISTDNTQDELVKRHKDLTKRHQDSSKHTVMT; encoded by the exons ATGTCGGCTGCTGCTTCGAGTTCGAGCGCTATCCTTCAACCAAAATCGGTTACATCTTCAATTTCCTCGCTTAACAAATCATCATCCTGTGTTTTTTCTCCTTCGCTTAATGTTGCCACGGCAGCATCTATTTCTCGACGGAGAGGGAGGGCAACTCGATGCGTTTCGGCGAGGAACTCGGCTGTTGTTGAGAGAAAATCGTTTTTAGGAAGTAAAGTGCGCGGCTCTCCATCGGAGAGTTTGCATTTTTGGCTGTCGGAAGGACCGGGCAGAGAGCCGAAACTACGAGTTGTGGTCCGGTCTGCATTGTCTGGTGTGCCGGAGAAGCCGCTTGGGCTTTATGACCCGTCGTTTGATAAGGATTCGTGCGGGGTTGGGTTTGTTGCTGAGTTGTCAGGGGAAAACAGTCGCAAAACG gtgaaCGATGCTCTGGAGATGTTGGTGAGGATGGCACATAGAGGAGCTTGCGGATGCGAAACCAATACTGGTGATGGTGCTGGGATTCTTGTGGCTCTTCCTCATGACTACTACAAGGAG GTGGCTAAGGATATTGGGTTCGAACTGCCTCCTTCAGGGGAATATGCAGTGGGCATGTTCTTTCTGCCCACATCTGATAATCGCAGGGAAGAAAGCAAGAATGTATTCACCAAG GTTGCGGAGTCTCTTGGGCATACAGTACTTGGATGGCGACCAGTGCCAACAGATAATTCTGCATTGGGAAATGCTGCTTTGCAGACCGAACCTGTCATCGAGCAAGTGTTTCTTACAGCCACTTCTAGGTCGAAGGCTGATTTTGAGAAGCAG ATGTACATATTGAGGAGGGTGTCGATGGTAGCTATTAGAGCTGCACTAAACCTTCAATATGGTGGTGTTAAGGACTTTTATATCTGTTCCCTTTCCTCAAG GACGGTTGTTTATAAAGGTCAGTTGAAGCCTGACCAGTTGAAGGCTTACTATTATGCAGATCTTGGCAATGAAAGGTTTACGAGCTACATGGCCCTG GTGCACTCACGATTTTCAACAAATACATTTCCTAGCTGGGATCGTGCTCAACCCATGCGTGTCTTGGGCCATAATGGGGAAATCAACACGCTCAGAGGCAATATGAACTG GATGAAGGCTCGTGAGGGCCTTTTAAAGTGCAAGGAGCTCGGTCTCTCAAAGAATGAGATGAAGAAGCTTCTTCCTATTGTAGATGCTAGTTCTTCTGATtcag GGGCTTTTGATGGTGTGCTTGAGCTTCTAATTAGATCCGGGAGAACTCTCCCTGAGGCTGTAATGATGATGATTCCTGAAGCCTGGCAAAATGACAAGAACATGGATCCTCAAAGGAGGGCACTGTATGAATATTCCTCAGCCCTTATGGAACCATGGGACGGGCCTGCACTTATCTCAT ttactGATGGCCACTACTTAGGAGCTACTCTGGATCGCAATGGGTTACGTCCAGGTAGATTTTACGTCACACGAAGTGGGCGAGTTATCATGGCCAGTGAAGTTGGTGTTGTGGATATTCCTCCTGAAGATGTCCTTAGGAAAGGACGGCTTAACCCTGGAATGATGCTTCTGGTGGATTTTGAGAAGCATACGGTAGTGGATGATGAAGCCTTGAAGCAACAATATTCCTTAGCGAGGCCCTATGGGGAGTGGTTGAAGAGGCAAAAGATTGAACTCAGTGACATAGTTAACTCAGTTCCAGAATCTGAGAGAGTTGCTCCAGCCATTTCTGGGGTTGTCGCC GCATCTGATGATGATGACAGTATGGTGAATATGGGCATTCATGGATTGTTGGCACCATTAAAATCCTTTGG TTATACTGTTGAAGCCTTGGAGATGCTGATGCTTCCCATGGCAAAGGACGGTACTGAGCCTCTTGGTTCGATGGGAAATGATGCCCCCTTGGCTGTCATGTCTCACAGGGAAAAGCTCACTTTTGAGTACTTCAAGCAAATGTTTGCTCAAGTGACAAATCCCCCAATTGATCCTATCAGAGAGAAGATTGTCACTTCCATGGAATGCATGATTGGGCCAGAAGGAGATCTGACAGAAACAACTGAAGAACAATGCCGCCGTCTCTCTCTAAAAGGTCCACTTTTATCAATCGGGGAAATGGAAGCGATCAAAAAGATGAACTATAATGGTTGGCGAAGCAAAGTTCTTGACATAACTTATTCAATAAAACGGGGCAGGAAGGGATTGGAGGAGACTTTAGATAGGATTTGTACTGAAGCTCATGAGGCAATCAAGGAAGGTTATACTGTGTTGGTTCTTTCTGACAGAG CCTTCTCATCAAAGCGTGTTGCTGTCAGCTCCCTCTTGGCTGTCGGTGCTGTCCACCAATATCTTGTAAAAAAGCTTGAGCGTACTCAAGTTGGGTTGCTAGTTGAATCTGCTGAACCACGTGAAGTGCACCATTTCTGTACATTGGTTGGTTTTGGTGCAGATGCCATCTGCCCATACTTAGCCATAGATGCCATTTGGAGATTACAGGTTGATGGTAAGATCCCGCCAAAATCCACTGGCGAGTTACACTCAAAGGATGAGCTAGTCAAGAAGTATTTCAAAGCAAGCAACTATGGCATGATGAAGGTGCTTGCGAAAATGGGAATTTCAACTTTGGCATCCTACAAGGGTGCTCAGATTTTTGAAGGGCTGGGCCTTTCATCAGAAGTGATTGACAAGTGCTTTGCAGGAACCCCAAGCAGGGTAGAAGGAGCAACATTTGAGATGCTTGCTCATGATTCACTTCGTTTGCATGAGTTGGCGTTTCCCTCCCGTGCTCTCCCTCCTGGAAGTGCAGAAGCTGTAGCTCTTCCCAATCCTGGGGATTATCATTGGAGAAAAGGTGGTGAAATTCACCTTAATGATCCTCTTGCTATTGCAAAACTTCAAGAAGCTGCCAGAATTAATAGTGTGGCTGCCTATAAGGAATATTCTAAGCGCATTCAGGAGTTAAACAAAGCTTGTAATTTGCGTGGGCTTTTGAAGTTCAAAGTGGCAGATGTGAAAGTTTCTTTGGATGAAGTGGAACCAGCCAGTGAAATTGTTAAACGGTTCTGTACTGGGGCTATGAGTTATGGATCAATATCATTGGAGGCACACACCACGTTGGCTCAGGCTATGAATAAAATTGGAGGAAAATCAAATACAG GTGAGGGAGGTGAACAACCATCTCGTATGGAGCCTCTTCCTGATGGTTCAATGAATCCAAAGAGGAGTGCTATTAAGCAAGTTGCAAGTGGGAGATTTGGAGTTTCAAGTTACTATCTTACAAATGCTGATGAACTGCAGATAAAGATGGCTCAG GGTGCCAAGCCTGGTGAAGGAGGTGAGCTTCCTGGTCACAAGGTCATAGGAGACATTGCAGTTACCAGAAATTCTACTGCAGGGGTGGGTCTTATTAGTCCTCCTCCCCATCATGATATCTATTCAATTGAAGACCTTGCTCAATTGATTCATGACCTTAAG aATGCCAATCCATCAGCTAGAATAAGTGTCAAGTTGGTATCTGAAGCTGGCGTGGGAGTAATTGCCAGTGGGGTGGTGAAGGGACATGCTGATCACGTTTTGATCTCAGGCCATGATGGAGGTACAGGTGCTTCTAGATGGACTGGCATCAAGAGTGCTGGGCTCCCATGGGAACTTGGTTTGGCTGAGACCCATCAAACACTTGTTGCCAATGACCTTCGCGGCCGAACAGTTCTTCAGACTGATGGCCAACTAAAAACTGGCCGTGATGTGGCCATTGCGGCTCTTCTTGGTGCTGAAGAATTTGGCTTCAGCACTGCCCCCCTTATAACACTTGGCTGCATCATGATGCGAAAGTGCCATAAGAACACCTGTCCCGTAGGCATTGCTACTCAAGATCCAGTGCTGAGGGATAAGTTTGCTGGAGAACCAGAACACGTTATTAACTTCTTCTTTATGCTAGCAGAGGAGCTCAGAGAGATCATGGCTCAGCTTGGTTTCCGTACTATGAATGAGATGGTTGGTCGTTCAGACATGCTTGAAGTTGATAAAGAAGTTGTTAAGAGCAATGAGAAGCTGGAAAATATTGATCTCTCCTTGTTACTTAGACCTGCTGCTGACATTCGACCTGGAGCTGCCCAATATTGTGTCCAAAAGCAGGATCATGGTTTGGACATGGCATTGGATCAAAAACTCATCAAACTTTCTGAGGCTGCATTGGAAAAAAGTCTTCCTGTGTACATTGAAACACCTATCCGCAATGTGAACCGTGCTGTCGGAACAATGCTTAGCCATGAAGTTACTAAGCGTTACAACTTGGCGGGGCTTCCTGCCGATACTATCCATATCAAACTCAAAGGAAGTGCAGGGCAGAGCCTGGGAGCTTTTCTTTGCCCAGGCATTATGCTGGAGCTGGAAGGTGATGGCAATGACTATGTCGGTAAAGGATTATCAGGTGGGAAGATTGTTGTTTATCCTCCAAAAGGAAGTCTCTTTGATCCGAAAGAGAACATTATAATTGGTAATGTAGCTCTTTACGGAGCCACAGGTGGTGAAGCATATCTTAATGGAATGGCAGCAGAAAGATTTTGTGTCCGTAATTCTGGAGCAAGGGCTGTTGTAGAAGGTATTGGTGATCATGGCTGCGAGTACATGACAGGTGGGACTGTTGTTGTTCTTGGGAAAACTGGCAGGAATTTTGCTGCTGGTATGAGTGGCGGCGTTGCTTATGTTCTCGATTTGGATGGGAAATTCAAATCTCGATGCAATCTTGAACTTGTTGATCTTGATAAagttgaggaggaggaggacatTATGACTCTAAAAATGATGATACAACAACACCAGCGTCACACAAACAGCCTTCTAGCTAGAGAAGTACTTGCTGATTTTGATAATCTTCTGCCTAAGTTTATCAAGGTCTTTCCCAGGGATTACAAACGTGTTCTTGCAAACATGAAAGAGGAATCTGCCTCAAAAGAGGCTGCTGAGCTTGCTGCTAAAGAAGCTGAGGAGAAAAATGAAGCAGAGTTGAGGGAGAAAGATGCTTTTGAGGAGCTCAAGAAGATGGCAGCTGCATCCTTGAATGGGAAATCCAATCAG GTAGTAGAAGATGAACCACTGAAAAGGCCTACCCGGGTTAATAATGCTGTCAAGCATAGAGGCTTCATTGCTTATGAGCGTGAAGGTGTTCAATACAGAGATCCAAATGTTCGAATGAATGACTGGAAGGAAGTTATGGAGTCGTCAAAACCTGGCCCTCTATTAAATACGCAGTCGGCCCGTTGCATGGACTGTGGCACTCCCTTCTGTCACCAG GAAAACTCGGGATGCCCTCTTGGAAACAAAATTCCTGAATTTAATGAATTAGTGCACCAAAATAGGTGGCGCGAGGCATTAGACAGGTTGCTGGAGACAAATAACTTCCCAGAGTTTACTGGCAGAGTGTGCCCTGCACCTTGTGAAGGTTCCTGTGTTCTTGGCATAATTGATGATCCTGtctcaataaaaaacattgaatgTGCAATTATTGACAAGGCTTTTGAGGAGGGTTGGATGGTGCCGCGGCCTCCCCTCAAGAGAACTGG GAAACGAGTGGCTATTGTTGGAAGTGGGCCTTCTGGTTTGGCTGCTGCAGATCAACTAAACAAAAGGGGTCATTTGGTGACTGTGTATGAGCGTGCTGATCGAATTGGAGGGCTAATGATGTATGGAGTTCCCAACATGAAAACTGACAAAGTGGATATAGTTCAACGTCGTGTTAATCTTATGGCCAAGGAAGGCATCAATTTTGTGGTCAATGCTAATGTTGGTATCGACCCTCTGTACTCTCTTGATCAGCTACGACAGGAGAACGATGCTATTGTTTTGGCAGTGGGAGCCACAAAACCTAG GGACCTTCCGGTACCTGGTCGGGAGATGTCTGGTGTCCATTTTGCTATGGAGTTTCTTCACAAAAATACCAAAAGTTTGCTTGACAGCAATCTACAGGATGGTAACTACATATCTGCAAAGGGCAAGAAAGTAGTTGTCATTGGTGGAGGTGACACTGGAACAGATTGCATTGGGACATCTATTCGCCACGGTTGCAGTAGCGTTGTAAATCTAGAGCTTCTACCTGAGCCACCACAAACTAGAGCTCCGGGCAACCCATGGCCACAG TGGCCTAGAGTATTCCGGGTAGACTATGGGCACCAGGAAGCTGCCTCCAAGTTTGGGAAAGACCCAAGGTCTTATGAGGTGTTGACTAAGCGTTTCATTGGAGACGAAGATGGGAACGTGAAGGGACTTGAGGTGGTACGTGTCCATTGGGAGAAGGATGCTAGTGGGAAATTTCAGTTTAAGGAGGTTGAGGGCTCTGAGGAAATTATTGAGGCTGACCTAGTCCTGCTAGCTATGGGATTCCTTGGTCCTGAACCG aATGTGGCAAAGAAGTTGGGCTTGGAGCAAGATAATCGATCAAACTTCAAGGCAGAATATGGCCGCTTCTCAACCAATGTGGAAGGGATCTTTGCCGCCGGGGATTGCAGGCGAGGCCAGTCGCTTGTTGTATGGGCAATATCAGAAGGACGACAAGCTGCTTCCCAGGTGGACAAATATCTCATGAAAGAAGAGGATGTTACCATTAGCACTGATAATACCCAGGATGAACTTGTCAAGAGGCACAAAGACCTCACCAAGAGGCATCAAGACAGCAGCAAACACACCGTCATGACATAA